One Engystomops pustulosus chromosome 11, aEngPut4.maternal, whole genome shotgun sequence DNA window includes the following coding sequences:
- the LOC140105490 gene encoding olfactory receptor 9G9-like has translation MKLKNSTITEFVLLGFHELPSFQLGLFFIFLAIYVATLVGNSLTTCLFCFYHHFHRPMYIFLCNMSVLDMSFSSMVLPKLLDIFLTGNNVISYNGCMTQVFFFVLLMVTEYLILAAMAYDRYVAICLPLRYSHFMSLRVCSLMSWMSWTLGFFEGIIYAILMSTCRFCDSNKIDHLFCDMKPLMMLSCSDTRTIEMVIHGPSAVIGFVPSVLSLVSYIYIISTILKINSKEGRLKTFSTCSSHLTVILLFYGTVLGMYMRPKSSYSMDQDKVFAILYAGVIPMLNPLIYSLKNQEVKDALRRIKGQIFTNL, from the coding sequence ATGAAGTTAAAAAACTCCACCATcactgaatttgtcctccttggCTTCCATGAGCTTCCGAGCTTCCAGTTGGGTTTATTCTTCATATTCCTGGCCATCTATGTAGCAACATTAGTTGGAAATTCTCTAACAACTTGTCTGTTTTGCTTTTATCATCACTTTCACCGTCCCATGTATATCTTCCTGTGTAACATGTCTGTATTGGATATGTCCTTCTCCTCAATGGTTCTGCCCAAGTTATTGGACATCTTTCTAACTGGTAACAATGTCATCTCCTACAATGGTTGTATGACTCAGGTCTTCTTCTTTGTGTTGCTCATGGTGACGGAATATCTTATCCTGGCGGCCATGGCTTATGATCGCTATGTGGCCATCTGTCTTCCTCTACGTTACTCTCACTTCATGAGTCTACGAGTCTGTTCCTTGATGTCATGGATGTCGTGGACCTTGGGATTCTTTGAGGGCATTATTTATGCCATCCTTATGTCAACTTGTAGATTTTGTGACTCTAACAAGATTGACCATTTGTTTTGTGATATGAAGCCTCTAATGATGCTTTCTTGTAGTGACACGCGTACTATAGAGATGGTAATACATGGACCAAGTGCAGTCATTGGCTTTGTTCCTTCGGTCTTGTCCTTGGTGTCCTACATATACATCATCTCAACAATCCTAAAGATTAACTCTAAAGAAGGAAGACTCAaaaccttctccacctgctcctcacatctcACAGTCATACTTCTGTTTTATGGCACGGTCCTTGGCATGTACATGAGGCCAAAGTCCAGCTACTCCATGGACCAGGACAAGGTGTTTGCCATATTGTACGCAGGAGTCATTCCAATGCTCAACCCTCTTATTTATAGCTTGAAAAATCAGGAGGTGAAGGACGCTCTGCGCAGGATAAAAGGGCAAATTTTTACGAATCTGTAG
- the LOC140105491 gene encoding olfactory receptor 5AR1-like, which produces MEETNSTEFVLLGFHELPSFQLSLFFIFLAIYVATLFGNSLTTCLFCFNHHFHRPMYIFLCNMSVLDMSFSSMVLPKLLDIFLTGNNVISYNGCMTQVFFFVLLMVTEYFILAAMAYDRYVAICHPLRYSHFMSLRLCFWMSSTSWSLGTLEGIPFVILISSCAFCGSNEVDHLFCDLKPLMKLSCTDTHSIEMVIFGFGAVIGFVPSVMTLVSYLYIISTILKIHSKEGRHKTFSTCSSHLTVILLFYGTVLGMYMRPKSSYSMDQDKVFAIFYAGIIPMLNPLIYSLKNQEVKKTLFKIVKKVYVY; this is translated from the coding sequence ATGGAGGAGACAAACTCCACAGAATTTGTCCTCCTCGGCTTCCATGAGCTTCCGAGCTTCCAGTTGAGTTTATTCTTCATATTCCTGGCCATTTATGTAGCAACATTATTTGGAAATTCTCTAACAACTTGTCTGTTTTGCTTTAATCATCACTTTCACCGTCCCATGTATATCTTCCTATGTAACATGTCTGTATTGGATATGTCCTTCTCCTCAATGGTTCTGCCCAAGTTACTGGACATCTTTCTAACTGGTAACAATGTCATCTCCTACAATGGTTGTATGACTCAGGTCTTCTTCTTTGTGTTGCTCATGGTGACAGAATACTTCATCCTGGCGGCTATGGCTTATGATCGCTATGTGGCCATATGTCATCCTCTACGTTACTCTCACTTCATGAGTCTACGGCTCTGTTTCTGGATGTCTTCTACATCTTGGAGTCTAGGAACCCTTGAAGGAATTCCTTTTGTCATTCTGATATCGTCTTGTGCATTTTGTGGGTCGAATGAAGTGGACCATCTCTTCTGTGACTTGAAGCCTCTCATGAAGCTTTCTTGTACTGACACACATTCTATAGAGATGGTAATATTTGGATTTGGTGCAGTCATTGGCTTTGTTCCATCAGTCATGACCTTGGTGTCCTACTTGTATATTATCTCAACAATCTTAAAAATTCACTCTAAGGAAGGAAGACACAAAACCTTCTCCACATGCTCCTCACATCTCACAGTCATCCTCCTGTTTTATGGCACGGTCCTTGGCATGTACATGAGACCAAAGTCCAGCTACTCCATGGACCAGGACAAGGTGTTTGCCATATTTTATGCAGGGATCATTCCAATGCTCAACCCTCTCATATATAGCTTGAAAAATCAAGAGGTGAAGAAAACTTTGTTCAAAATTGTTAAAAAGGTATATGTTTATTGA